The following DNA comes from Vicia villosa cultivar HV-30 ecotype Madison, WI unplaced genomic scaffold, Vvil1.0 ctg.000273F_1_1_2_unsc, whole genome shotgun sequence.
TCAGAATTGAAATCAAAAGGAAGAAAATGGTGGAGACCAAAagagatgaaaaaaaaaagaaataataaacatAACATGTAAATCTAACCAACTTCATTTTCCCACATTTGCCAGCACTATTGAAACTAAAGATTGTAAATAAGCAGTGGAAAGTTTCAGCAAGCAGCAAGATTCATTTTAATAAACCCAGCATTTGCGGTGCTTATTGTAGGCGCAAGAGGAGATATCCAGCAGCCTGAACTAAAGATCTTTCGAAGACAATATAATAAAGTAGTTTATGTATCCACTGCAGTCATTGGAACGATGCCTCTATTTTCATTTTATCATGAAGGGTGACCACCAAGTTATGGGCATCATCCAGGAGTTTCCAAACATCAAGGTGTCCTGCCATGCCATTGCATTCCTTAATAATCTCGTCCATGCTGCTATACTTCTCAAGAATTAATTTCCTTCTCTGTAACACTGAGGCCGCTATTGCAAAAAGCAACAAGTCATCTGTTGGCGGAGCACGCTGCCTAATTCTGTTCCAGGCAGATTTCCCAATACCAGATCTGATGGCAGCTTGATCTGCCCACATTACTTCCCAAAGACAAAGAGTTTGTTCAAATGTCAACTCCCTTCTAAACAATACCACCACCATCCTATACACAAAAAAGCAATCCTCGGCCTGGAGCTTTTGCAAGTGCTTAAACAGGTGGGAATCCTTAAACTTGATTATTTTTGCAACTATATCAAGTTGCCTTCTAATACCCACCTCATCAAGCCTGAAATTCTGCCTAGCTTTCTTCATAAATCCAACAAAACACCAGAATGCCTCGTGATCTTCTGATATAACACTAATTATAGGAGATAACAGATCGCTCATACCCTGGCAGTAGCCAATTTCAGGGTCGAATAGTGCATATGCTTCAAGAATAGCAACCAATCGAGCAGCATGGAAGATTCTGCCAGCATCTAGGTGACCATAATCCTTTAAACCAACTGCCTCAGCAGATCGATGTGCTCTGCTTTCATGTACAACAGCTTGGGAGGGAGAGAATGGCATCCATTCTGCATTGGCACGTACTGCATCAAGTCGGATGATCCGTTGCCAGGTGGCAAAGTCTTCACTACTTCGTAGTTTTGAAGTGCCGTTCATTTGTGAGGGAGAAGAATTTTCCTTGGAAGTTGTCTCGGCGTTGTTCTCTGCCAGGGCATCATCAGAAGGAAATGTTTGAGTTACTCCAGGACTTTCTGAGGAATCTGAGTCAGTGGAATCTGAATCGAGGGCAGAGGCATCAGCATAGCTGCTGTTGGGAACATCATCTCCTTCCAACAGGGAAACGGATGGATCATCTGAATATTCAAAATCTGGACTCTGCTCCCCACTGGAAAGGGATTCTCTGGCACTTGCTGCATCTTCAGAACTAGGAGAACCAGAATCTTGAACAAGACTCACACCATCTCCGTCATAGCTGATTTCACCTATTTCAAAGAACTTAAAGCTCCCACTATTGGAATTTAACAACTGCCGGCATTGTCTACGGAGTTTCTCATACTTCTTTCTGTGTTTAAAGATTTAGAATAAAAATAACAGTATGTTAAAGTGAACAAAAGGAAAAGGTGAAGAGCAAACAAATGAAGTCTTAGAGACTGGCAAAAAATGATGAATCGAGCATGGGTTGCATATAAACTTGTATGCTTACCTATTTTGAGTTCGTATAGCATCTCTTTTTTCTTTGGTAGTGTCCAAGTCATACCTGTTTAAATGAAAGAGTAATCAGTAGCCATATAAAAGTTTGTCTAGATGAATGAAAATAACAAGGGAAAACGGGGAATAAATTCAAATAacacataaaatataataaatgacaAGGTAGGTAATCAATATCCATCTGGATGTAtaacatgaagaaaaaaatagagatattaaaaataatccaGTTCATTCCACACGAATCATGAATAACAGACACTttgaattacaaaaaaaaaaaaaagagtatttAAAGTTCAAATATTCATGGGAAGCTTAAAGTTTTGCTTCATGTGTATGCCATCTTTAGACAATGTGTTTGTTTAAAAATTCATGCTTCTTAGATTTCATGTATGcaccaaaataaataaacaccaTTTAGAAGTGAACCATGATCGAATGCTTACACTCCAAGTAGGAAAGGCCAAACTTCAGCTCTTATACTAGGATCAACACCCTGCATCAGACATTCATAACATAATAAATATCAAAAGGAACCACCAAAAACACAAAATTGAAGTTTAAACAGATAAATTAGAAAACTCACTCCGCTACGAACTCTTTTCAGGAACTTAAGTCCACCATCGCGAATTTTCCCGTCATGGGTAAACAAgtttttccattgttgaggagaaAGGACGCGT
Coding sequences within:
- the LOC131626177 gene encoding rab GTPase-activating protein 22-like, translating into MNPLKRSNNSSSSSNNSSPSSSSSSSWIHLRSVLFVVTSSSPASCSSSDRGRLKSPWSRRKRKRVLSPQQWKNLFTHDGKIRDGGLKFLKRVRSGGVDPSIRAEVWPFLLGVYDLDTTKEKRDAIRTQNRKKYEKLRRQCRQLLNSNSGSFKFFEIGEISYDGDGVSLVQDSGSPSSEDAASARESLSSGEQSPDFEYSDDPSVSLLEGDDVPNSSYADASALDSDSTDSDSSESPGVTQTFPSDDALAENNAETTSKENSSPSQMNGTSKLRSSEDFATWQRIIRLDAVRANAEWMPFSPSQAVVHESRAHRSAEAVGLKDYGHLDAGRIFHAARLVAILEAYALFDPEIGYCQGMSDLLSPIISVISEDHEAFWCFVGFMKKARQNFRLDEVGIRRQLDIVAKIIKFKDSHLFKHLQKLQAEDCFFVYRMVVVLFRRELTFEQTLCLWEVMWADQAAIRSGIGKSAWNRIRQRAPPTDDLLLFAIAASVLQRRKLILEKYSSMDEIIKECNGMAGHLDVWKLLDDAHNLVVTLHDKMKIEASFQ